In Caproicibacterium amylolyticum, a genomic segment contains:
- a CDS encoding phage tail tape measure protein, producing MADGSVKILTALDNTGLEKGVKEMNSKVAAGAKSAASAMATGLKGVGTAIGAATAALGGIGAAVIKTGSEFEAKMSRVKAISNATSSEFQQLNAQAKKLGADTAFSASEAADGMENLAAAGFSVNEITKAMPGLLDMAAASGESIANSSEIASSALRAFGLDASKTGHIADVLAANANMTNAAVMDTGYAFKYAAPIAHSLGMSMEETTAAIGIMSNAGIKGEQAGTTLRGALTRLVNPTKQVKKGMAELGVSFFDSNGKMKSLDTIVGDLSTSTAKLTQQQKNQTLAQIFGTESLSGMLALVDAGPAQLDKLTKAYEHSDGAAKAAAKTMQDNLKGAIEQAGGSLETLGIDLYESVDNPAKKAVQAVTDYVNQLSKAFEGKGWDGFTKEIGTVAADAVKQIAAAAPAAVKEGSNLIKSLADGISDNSDDIAKSAVEIGKSLISGIEETVPALGKAAGGLIKGVLSEIAGPEAGQAVQDTMDSIGQAFQSLKGPAQDAIKSTIQIIGNLASAVSEVSQTVLPVLSSALGFAAQNIQTVGPIVLGIVGAFKEFTAVKAAAQSVVKFTEALSSAAKVGSLADKAITGVWGAASALTGPVGLAIAAIVGITLAIGAAVIASGDFKSSEEKLADSSKALGKSYSDVVKGIDDFKDGVQSADSILKDMNTDLIVSSSDSKKVSDGMQSVQNEINGIAKKASDERRALTDGEIKKLNDLFEKMHELAQQQTAQNKAYQDAVRSRAIDTSDDTSMSADQYQQESNKIIKAASERKQATINAAESEYENEYALIQKRTDLSSSAKEKLINNAKSTRQATVDSANKEASQTVSILASGYTKHAADLQTYVTKTQQTNSAVDAENQRHQTAIKSYQDQCDKILRSGTATQDEVNKAKFNLQAQLLNESSTHNQNLKNLSDQENKILDSSTKKQLSTLLGYVVQSGAAYNKLDSSTQEAIKSMMEQFKSLGPDGQKEINDMLDKMGLELESNGDIVYKAGDKAGQVVLKMDEVMKSGTLHAPANLDDSDLLRKAGESAQEALARIKGILSDSTIDVHAKIAIESYGAGSRPISGPLQAGVNANGGIYSSPMLTTLCEEHKPEAIIPLNPARRGRALDLWQQTGKALGVMQNANGGIYGTLPSNPKVAVSASMMSSILGWAKINTGKDDKLSEKIVEQAQKTLDNLKQYDELSTAEEVRFWEKVKKIRGLAGSQLNEVDHKIYEAKKANSEAIVSDAEKYLSHYQNIGQMTDDWEISYWQRTLNREGLFADQKNEIEEKIYSLQQQRTQDIISDAEKRFSHSEAIGQQDAEAELRYWQNLIKAEKLGGDEYNTVLEKIYSAQQKIKDADKQRSKDNYDYFNGYIQDDKDFDRIDTKGELARWKSIYDDYKNGLIFLQADEVKQIEKNIHSLQKEVDGTAQQAQDTAKQNWQSRVDSLKSWSGMFDEPSYNYEISKEELMWNMQEQVRMMQNWQSDLANLQARGISSAMAKELENLGPASADKIRALSEMTDEELQKYSSLYAAKGNLATGQANAETGITSTVTDSAAVAVTQSVSSLSDAVQQQLPNLTSQFQQGGADAGNAYGTAFVERVKAAMSDFSSIVQSSVSGAQVQLNSTMQAANAASSAIDRLNAKVSGMKVEQVQQVTQLSMSGRQVAKAIAPYAGTYLKLNGG from the coding sequence ATGGCAGACGGTTCCGTAAAAATCCTTACAGCGCTTGACAACACAGGACTTGAAAAAGGCGTAAAGGAAATGAACAGCAAGGTCGCTGCTGGTGCGAAAAGTGCCGCCAGCGCTATGGCAACAGGCCTAAAAGGTGTTGGGACTGCTATTGGCGCGGCTACCGCTGCCCTTGGCGGTATCGGTGCAGCAGTAATCAAAACCGGCAGCGAATTTGAAGCAAAAATGTCGCGTGTTAAAGCTATTTCTAACGCTACCAGTTCGGAGTTTCAGCAGCTAAACGCGCAGGCGAAAAAATTGGGCGCCGATACCGCATTCAGCGCATCCGAAGCCGCTGATGGCATGGAAAACCTTGCTGCGGCAGGCTTTTCGGTAAACGAGATTACAAAGGCTATGCCCGGACTGCTGGACATGGCAGCAGCGTCAGGCGAAAGCATTGCAAACAGTTCAGAAATTGCGTCCTCTGCCTTACGTGCGTTCGGGTTGGACGCATCAAAGACCGGACACATTGCTGACGTGCTGGCGGCAAATGCCAATATGACAAACGCGGCTGTTATGGATACGGGCTATGCATTTAAGTATGCTGCGCCTATTGCCCACTCTTTGGGGATGTCCATGGAAGAAACGACGGCAGCTATTGGCATCATGTCCAATGCAGGCATTAAGGGTGAGCAAGCCGGTACTACTCTGCGGGGTGCCTTAACGCGGCTGGTAAACCCAACAAAGCAAGTAAAAAAAGGCATGGCCGAACTTGGTGTATCCTTTTTTGACTCAAACGGAAAAATGAAATCGCTTGATACCATTGTCGGAGACTTGTCAACGTCCACGGCAAAACTGACGCAGCAGCAAAAGAATCAGACTTTAGCACAGATTTTCGGCACTGAATCACTGTCCGGCATGCTGGCTCTGGTTGATGCAGGCCCCGCGCAGCTTGACAAGCTGACAAAGGCATACGAACACAGTGACGGTGCCGCAAAAGCTGCTGCAAAGACTATGCAGGACAATCTTAAAGGCGCTATTGAGCAGGCTGGCGGTTCGTTGGAAACATTGGGCATTGACCTGTATGAATCCGTTGACAACCCTGCTAAAAAAGCTGTACAGGCGGTAACTGATTACGTTAACCAGTTAAGCAAAGCATTTGAGGGCAAAGGCTGGGACGGATTTACAAAAGAGATAGGCACCGTTGCCGCCGACGCAGTCAAGCAGATTGCAGCTGCTGCACCTGCTGCTGTCAAAGAGGGCAGCAACCTAATTAAATCCCTTGCTGACGGCATTTCCGACAATTCGGACGATATCGCGAAGTCAGCCGTTGAAATCGGTAAATCGTTAATTTCTGGTATTGAGGAAACTGTACCAGCACTTGGAAAAGCTGCAGGCGGGCTGATTAAGGGCGTGCTCTCTGAAATTGCCGGTCCCGAAGCCGGGCAAGCTGTACAGGACACAATGGACAGTATCGGACAGGCATTTCAGAGTTTGAAAGGCCCTGCACAGGACGCGATAAAGTCGACTATACAAATTATTGGCAACCTTGCAAGTGCTGTTAGCGAAGTATCACAAACGGTTTTGCCTGTACTGTCGAGCGCTCTCGGGTTTGCTGCACAGAATATACAGACGGTCGGACCTATCGTGCTGGGCATTGTCGGTGCGTTTAAAGAATTTACGGCTGTAAAGGCTGCTGCACAATCTGTTGTAAAATTTACGGAAGCACTAAGTAGTGCTGCAAAAGTTGGCTCTCTTGCGGATAAGGCCATTACTGGAGTATGGGGTGCAGCAAGTGCTTTGACCGGACCTGTAGGGCTGGCTATTGCGGCGATTGTAGGAATTACTTTAGCTATTGGGGCGGCAGTAATTGCAAGTGGGGACTTTAAATCCAGCGAAGAAAAACTTGCTGATTCTAGTAAAGCTCTCGGCAAATCCTATTCTGATGTCGTAAAAGGCATAGACGATTTTAAAGATGGCGTTCAGAGCGCTGATAGCATTTTGAAAGATATGAACACCGACCTAATTGTTTCTTCTAGCGATTCTAAAAAGGTTTCAGACGGAATGCAATCCGTACAGAATGAAATTAACGGAATTGCGAAGAAAGCAAGTGATGAACGGCGTGCTTTGACCGATGGAGAAATAAAGAAGTTAAATGATCTGTTTGAGAAAATGCACGAACTTGCACAACAGCAAACTGCGCAAAACAAGGCATATCAAGATGCTGTCAGAAGCCGAGCAATAGACACCAGTGATGATACGTCTATGTCGGCAGACCAATATCAGCAAGAATCCAATAAAATTATTAAGGCTGCATCTGAACGCAAGCAGGCGACCATAAACGCCGCCGAATCAGAGTACGAAAATGAATATGCTCTTATTCAAAAGCGCACTGACCTTTCCTCATCTGCTAAAGAAAAGCTTATAAATAATGCTAAATCTACTCGTCAAGCAACAGTAGACAGTGCCAACAAGGAAGCTTCACAAACTGTATCAATTCTTGCAAGTGGATACACAAAGCATGCGGCTGATTTACAGACCTATGTCACAAAAACACAACAGACAAATTCTGCGGTTGATGCTGAAAATCAAAGACATCAAACGGCTATAAAATCATATCAAGACCAGTGTGACAAGATCTTACGTAGTGGGACAGCCACACAAGATGAAGTTAATAAAGCGAAATTCAATTTACAAGCACAGTTGTTAAATGAAAGCAGTACCCATAATCAGAACCTTAAAAATTTAAGCGACCAAGAAAACAAGATTTTAGACTCATCAACTAAAAAGCAACTAAGTACTTTATTAGGATATGTTGTACAAAGTGGAGCGGCCTATAACAAGCTTGACAGTTCGACTCAGGAAGCCATTAAATCTATGATGGAGCAATTCAAAAGTCTCGGTCCTGACGGGCAAAAAGAGATTAATGATATGCTTGACAAAATGGGGCTTGAGCTGGAATCAAATGGCGACATTGTATATAAAGCGGGAGATAAAGCAGGACAAGTCGTTTTAAAAATGGACGAGGTAATGAAGAGTGGAACCCTTCATGCACCGGCAAATTTAGACGACAGTGATCTCTTACGAAAGGCCGGAGAATCGGCGCAAGAGGCCCTTGCACGTATTAAAGGAATTTTATCTGACTCCACTATCGACGTACATGCTAAAATCGCCATCGAATCCTACGGGGCCGGAAGCAGACCTATTTCTGGCCCATTGCAAGCAGGAGTTAACGCCAACGGTGGCATATACAGTTCTCCAATGCTCACCACACTTTGTGAGGAGCACAAGCCGGAAGCTATCATTCCTTTAAACCCCGCCCGCCGTGGCCGTGCGCTTGACCTGTGGCAGCAGACCGGCAAAGCACTGGGTGTCATGCAAAATGCCAACGGCGGAATTTATGGTACTCTCCCCTCCAACCCGAAGGTTGCCGTTTCGGCGTCAATGATGTCAAGTATCCTCGGCTGGGCGAAAATCAATACTGGCAAGGATGACAAACTGTCCGAAAAGATTGTGGAGCAGGCTCAAAAGACGCTCGACAATTTAAAGCAGTATGACGAACTCTCAACCGCGGAAGAAGTGCGGTTTTGGGAGAAAGTCAAGAAAATTCGCGGACTGGCAGGCAGTCAGCTGAACGAAGTTGACCACAAGATTTATGAAGCTAAAAAGGCTAACTCTGAAGCAATCGTTTCCGACGCTGAAAAGTACCTATCACACTATCAGAATATTGGGCAAATGACAGATGATTGGGAAATCAGCTACTGGCAGCGCACATTAAATCGTGAGGGCTTGTTCGCGGATCAGAAAAACGAGATTGAGGAAAAGATTTATTCTTTGCAGCAACAACGCACACAGGATATTATTAGCGACGCTGAAAAACGCTTTTCCCATTCCGAAGCAATCGGGCAGCAGGACGCAGAAGCAGAATTACGCTATTGGCAAAATCTTATAAAAGCCGAAAAGCTCGGCGGCGACGAGTATAACACTGTACTTGAAAAAATCTATTCCGCACAGCAGAAAATCAAAGATGCAGACAAGCAGCGTTCTAAGGATAATTACGATTATTTCAACGGTTATATTCAGGACGATAAGGATTTTGACCGAATCGACACAAAAGGCGAACTTGCCCGTTGGAAATCAATTTACGATGATTACAAAAATGGCCTGATTTTTCTGCAAGCCGATGAAGTAAAGCAGATTGAAAAGAATATTCACAGCCTGCAAAAAGAGGTTGATGGCACCGCCCAGCAAGCGCAGGATACCGCGAAACAGAACTGGCAGAGCCGCGTTGATTCGCTGAAATCGTGGTCTGGAATGTTTGACGAGCCATCCTACAATTACGAAATCAGCAAGGAAGAACTCATGTGGAACATGCAGGAGCAGGTTCGCATGATGCAGAATTGGCAGTCAGACCTTGCCAATTTGCAGGCACGCGGCATTTCTTCTGCTATGGCGAAAGAGCTTGAAAATTTGGGCCCCGCTTCCGCTGATAAAATCCGCGCACTGTCAGAAATGACCGACGAGGAATTGCAGAAATATTCGAGTCTGTACGCGGCAAAGGGCAACCTTGCAACCGGTCAGGCAAATGCCGAAACCGGCATAACAAGCACGGTTACGGACTCTGCAGCAGTAGCCGTTACGCAGAGCGTCAGCAGTTTGTCCGATGCAGTGCAGCAACAACTTCCAAACTTGACTTCACAATTCCAGCAGGGCGGCGCAGATGCAGGCAACGCTTACGGCACGGCGTTTGTGGAGCGTGTTAAGGCTGCTATGAGTGATTTTAGCAGTATCGTGCAATCGTCTGTATCAGGCGCACAGGTGCAGTTAAACAGTACCATGCAAGCGGCAAATGCAGCAAGCTCCGCGATTGACCGGCTGAACGCAAAAGTTAGCGGGATGAAAGTGGAACAGGTGCAGCAGGTAACGCAATTAAGCATGAGCGGCAGGCAGGTGGCGAAAGCGATTGCCCCCTACGCCGGAACTTATTTAAAGCTGAACGGAGGTTGA
- a CDS encoding BppU family phage baseplate upper protein, producing the protein MKAVNLTLNLYSMNTEPVQLVQGDYDATTLSATFVDVDGSTLDLTGKTVSFKVLKSDNTEFSTASVTVSGSTASVVLAGQAVTAAGINYGEFRIAADSGIKKVPRFEINVQESPELPDTQSKSELQELNQAIEKTKNLPKIGDNGNWETYNGTAYTDTGKPSAIVGPAGPQGVQGLQGEKGNTGDIGPQGPQGEKGDAGAAFAYGESYATLEALQAAYPAGDAKGHLVNGTAYVWDGAAWVATSVDLSDYDKRSVADAKYAGINHTHTAAQVGARPDTWMPTAAEVGARPSTWTPTASDVGLGRVTNATNTISTSAPSGGLDGDTWDVIV; encoded by the coding sequence ATGAAAGCAGTAAATTTAACGCTGAATTTATACAGCATGAATACGGAACCGGTACAACTGGTACAGGGTGATTATGATGCAACAACGCTTTCCGCAACGTTTGTTGATGTAGACGGTTCCACATTGGATTTGACCGGAAAAACGGTGTCATTTAAGGTGCTGAAATCTGACAACACAGAGTTTTCCACAGCCAGCGTAACCGTCAGTGGAAGCACTGCAAGCGTTGTATTGGCCGGTCAGGCCGTGACCGCTGCGGGCATTAATTACGGTGAATTCCGTATTGCGGCAGATAGCGGCATCAAAAAAGTGCCGCGGTTTGAGATTAACGTGCAGGAGTCCCCGGAATTGCCAGATACGCAGAGCAAGTCAGAATTGCAAGAGCTGAATCAGGCAATCGAAAAAACAAAAAATCTGCCTAAAATTGGTGACAATGGGAACTGGGAAACGTACAATGGCACAGCTTACACGGACACTGGAAAACCGTCCGCTATCGTGGGACCAGCAGGTCCACAAGGTGTCCAAGGACTACAAGGTGAAAAAGGTAATACCGGTGACATAGGCCCGCAAGGGCCACAGGGCGAAAAAGGCGACGCTGGCGCGGCGTTTGCCTATGGCGAATCGTATGCAACGTTAGAGGCATTACAAGCTGCATACCCGGCTGGCGACGCAAAAGGGCATCTGGTTAATGGTACAGCGTATGTTTGGGATGGTGCGGCATGGGTAGCAACAAGCGTTGATTTGTCAGACTATGACAAGCGCAGCGTGGCAGATGCAAAGTATGCCGGAATTAACCACACGCACACAGCCGCACAGGTTGGCGCACGACCTGACACATGGATGCCCACTGCCGCAGAGGTGGGGGCTAGACCATCAACATGGACACCGACTGCATCCGATGTTGGATTAGGACGAGTTACCAATGCTACAAATACAATCAGTACGTCTGCTCCGTCCGGAGGGTTAGACGGAGACACATGGGACGTGATTGTATGA
- a CDS encoding DUF6273 domain-containing protein: protein MSRYAKQSGALHEVTERYAKVNGVWQQVTARYVKQNGAWNQVYSSGKKLSDLPVGSLLKINESGVPQQYIIVHQGNPDTSIYDISCNGTWVMRSNLFVGIKYSNIYDVTSFLLSNANSWLNNTFVQTLSIQNQLINATIPCIFNSVQCKAFLLSVSECGDMTRTESASEGKPLTFFQSDAAEQRKSYANYSILRTPFRQITTSGNQYVVQENSWGYMQGNTTNDAIGFRPAMILNSDALVSSSVDSDNCYTLQ from the coding sequence ATGAGCCGATATGCAAAACAAAGCGGTGCGTTGCACGAAGTCACGGAGCGGTATGCCAAAGTAAACGGCGTGTGGCAGCAAGTCACAGCAAGGTATGTAAAACAAAATGGCGCATGGAATCAGGTATATTCCAGTGGTAAAAAGCTGTCTGATTTGCCAGTCGGAAGTCTGCTGAAGATCAATGAAAGTGGTGTGCCACAGCAGTATATTATTGTGCATCAAGGAAATCCGGACACAAGTATTTATGACATAAGCTGTAATGGGACTTGGGTAATGAGGAGCAATTTGTTCGTCGGAATAAAGTATTCTAACATTTATGACGTAACTTCCTTTTTACTTAGTAACGCAAATTCTTGGCTAAATAATACTTTTGTACAAACCTTGTCTATACAAAATCAGCTAATAAACGCTACAATACCTTGCATATTTAACTCTGTACAATGCAAGGCTTTTTTGCTATCAGTGTCCGAGTGTGGTGATATGACACGGACAGAATCCGCGTCAGAGGGAAAGCCGCTGACCTTTTTTCAATCTGACGCGGCAGAACAACGTAAATCCTATGCGAATTATTCAATTTTACGTACCCCGTTTAGGCAAATCACTACTAGTGGAAATCAATACGTCGTGCAGGAGAATTCATGGGGCTATATGCAAGGTAATACAACAAATGACGCGATCGGGTTTCGCCCTGCAATGATTTTAAATTCAGACGCTTTAGTTTCTTCATCCGTTGATTCTGATAACTGTTACACATTACAATAA
- a CDS encoding phage tail spike protein — protein sequence MLVRNVGDGKDRVINTADYGVTEKLSGIDELSFSLPSKSPMAYLIHEVDRILVTENHTWFVVTQITSGDGTAEYKAALDLETFKQDILEHVRFHESDFETQLKTFLPTGWTYDLQHAQTAISGLQKDWLFDGGTRLEGMTALADKWGISYRYDTKAKAVLVFDVATGYLGGTSGSNLRLTVGANLRSINYTGTADDFCTRLYAYGKGGVTLETVNANSQYIENNTYSHRLVCGRYSNTEIARPAELLDAAKKELAKRCKPKTSYECDFVDLAKAAGQDYKAMEIHVPYIITVSDSDRQTVEKQIVSEYTWYARHPEKNKITLSSCPDTLQNDLRNTAQLTQSLAENALLQNDNALNGSITAKDSDGNTVNCTVQNGVIIKEVT from the coding sequence TTGCTTGTAAGAAACGTTGGTGACGGCAAAGACCGAGTAATTAATACTGCCGACTATGGTGTAACAGAAAAGCTGTCCGGAATTGATGAATTATCCTTTTCCCTACCCTCCAAATCTCCAATGGCTTACCTGATTCACGAGGTAGACCGAATTCTTGTGACGGAAAATCATACATGGTTCGTTGTAACACAAATTACGTCCGGCGATGGTACAGCGGAATACAAAGCTGCGCTGGACTTGGAAACGTTTAAGCAAGACATTTTAGAGCACGTGCGGTTTCATGAGTCCGATTTTGAAACCCAATTAAAAACGTTTCTTCCTACCGGATGGACATATGATTTGCAGCACGCGCAAACCGCAATTTCAGGATTACAAAAGGATTGGCTGTTTGATGGCGGCACGCGGCTAGAGGGTATGACCGCGCTTGCGGATAAATGGGGTATCTCGTATCGTTATGACACGAAGGCAAAAGCAGTTTTAGTGTTTGACGTGGCAACCGGCTATTTGGGCGGCACGTCTGGTTCAAACTTGCGGCTGACCGTCGGCGCAAATCTGCGAAGCATCAATTATACCGGGACTGCCGATGACTTCTGCACACGACTGTATGCGTATGGCAAAGGCGGCGTGACGCTTGAAACCGTCAACGCAAATAGTCAGTACATCGAAAACAATACTTATTCGCATAGGCTAGTTTGTGGCAGGTATTCCAACACAGAAATTGCCCGCCCTGCCGAACTGCTAGACGCTGCAAAGAAGGAACTGGCAAAGCGTTGCAAGCCCAAAACCAGTTATGAATGTGATTTTGTCGACCTTGCGAAAGCGGCTGGGCAGGATTACAAGGCAATGGAAATCCATGTGCCTTACATAATTACGGTGTCTGACAGCGACCGGCAGACGGTCGAGAAGCAAATTGTGTCGGAATACACATGGTACGCAAGGCACCCGGAAAAGAACAAAATTACGCTGTCAAGCTGCCCAGACACATTGCAAAATGATTTGCGCAATACAGCACAGCTTACACAGTCACTTGCTGAAAATGCATTGCTGCAGAACGATAACGCGCTGAATGGCAGCATCACCGCGAAAGATTCGGATGGAAATACCGTAAACTGCACGGTGCAGAACGGTGTGATTATTAAGGAAGTGACGTAA
- a CDS encoding phage tail tube protein, with protein MAKVRERLIHPDYLNVQPTGTEKIVLLGKGFETIDENPGAATDDTTYYNEKSTTTEITEYKSNFDFTGKRVIGEPGCDYIYDIGQMHRIDEAVTQLYEVDLDMPAEIGSGTKFHCRKFEVLTTVDSLKANNKKDSFSGKFNGRGDPVEGVFDISKVGTSENPFTTGWEKPALGALTVTSIAGTATGDTKLTVSPVLTEGNSYRYQTGTTVTLPVVGADCMTMTAWNGTADITATTGNQILVVETTAAGLAVKAGITTVTSKTV; from the coding sequence ATGGCAAAAGTAAGGGAAAGACTGATTCACCCGGATTATTTGAATGTACAGCCGACCGGCACAGAGAAAATTGTGCTGTTGGGAAAAGGCTTTGAAACTATCGATGAAAACCCGGGCGCAGCAACAGATGACACGACTTATTACAACGAAAAATCCACTACAACGGAAATTACAGAGTATAAGTCAAATTTTGATTTCACGGGTAAGCGAGTTATTGGAGAGCCGGGTTGTGATTACATTTACGACATTGGACAGATGCATCGTATTGACGAGGCCGTAACACAACTCTATGAAGTCGACCTTGATATGCCTGCTGAAATTGGCAGCGGCACGAAGTTCCATTGCCGCAAGTTTGAAGTGTTGACAACCGTCGACAGCCTGAAAGCAAACAATAAAAAGGACAGTTTCAGCGGCAAATTCAACGGCCGCGGTGACCCGGTCGAGGGCGTATTTGATATTTCCAAAGTCGGTACATCTGAGAATCCATTCACTACCGGATGGGAGAAACCTGCTCTCGGCGCTTTGACCGTTACCAGCATTGCCGGTACTGCTACAGGTGACACAAAGCTGACGGTTTCCCCGGTGCTGACTGAGGGTAATAGCTACCGCTACCAGACCGGCACGACTGTGACCCTGCCGGTCGTTGGCGCTGATTGCATGACTATGACTGCGTGGAATGGTACAGCAGACATTACCGCAACAACCGGTAATCAGATTTTGGTGGTTGAAACCACTGCCGCCGGTCTTGCAGTTAAGGCTGGTATCACTACAGTTACATCCAAAACTGTTTAA
- a CDS encoding chloramphenicol resistance protein: MADLIDSITAGMQEFLSTCPMIDGKKIKVNYLGNTAISYTLDEEPTEEKLDEFIGGSSIRRRLFIFASREAYSAAEIENMKVSAFFDDFSDWIETQNDADNLPKLPAGCEAQSVEVLTSGYSMSADAETHKQRYQIQLALEYFKE, translated from the coding sequence TTGGCTGATTTGATTGATTCAATTACTGCAGGTATGCAGGAATTCTTGTCCACCTGCCCTATGATTGACGGGAAAAAAATCAAGGTTAACTATCTTGGCAATACAGCTATTTCATACACGCTGGACGAGGAACCCACAGAAGAAAAACTGGACGAGTTTATTGGCGGCAGCAGCATCCGGCGACGGCTGTTTATTTTTGCTTCACGCGAAGCTTATTCGGCGGCTGAAATCGAAAACATGAAAGTATCTGCGTTTTTCGATGATTTTTCGGACTGGATTGAAACTCAAAATGATGCTGACAATCTTCCAAAACTGCCGGCAGGCTGTGAAGCACAGTCAGTCGAAGTATTGACATCCGGATATTCCATGAGCGCAGACGCAGAAACACACAAGCAACGCTATCAAATTCAGTTAGCGCTTGAATACTTTAAGGAGTGA
- a CDS encoding Gp15 family bacteriophage protein: MNLLTEPLPHLVDIAGHKFPIVWDFRAGIKLETLMDNPDLPDDEKATQMLELYYPCKTIQHIPNEWQWFLTHLPEAQDAALKFYTGWQAPELPGQEGTDDSDKKRACSFYYDSANIFASFWQQYHIDLTVSNLHWWVFINLLTALNENTPQGKIMTYRTVDTAGMPKEQKQQYEKLKRRYELPEIVSKAEQERDERLADILAHGGNLNDLG, translated from the coding sequence ATGAATCTGCTGACTGAACCGCTCCCCCACCTTGTGGACATTGCGGGGCATAAGTTCCCAATCGTTTGGGATTTTCGTGCGGGCATAAAGCTAGAAACGCTTATGGACAATCCTGATTTACCGGACGACGAGAAAGCTACACAAATGCTTGAACTGTACTACCCATGTAAAACAATTCAGCACATTCCGAACGAATGGCAATGGTTCTTAACGCACTTACCTGAAGCACAGGACGCGGCTTTAAAATTTTATACAGGCTGGCAGGCTCCGGAGCTGCCGGGACAAGAAGGAACAGACGATAGCGATAAAAAGCGCGCCTGTTCCTTTTATTATGACTCCGCAAACATTTTTGCATCATTCTGGCAACAATACCACATCGATTTAACCGTTTCAAATCTGCATTGGTGGGTGTTTATCAATCTGCTGACTGCACTGAACGAGAATACGCCGCAAGGCAAAATCATGACGTACCGCACGGTTGATACGGCCGGTATGCCAAAAGAGCAGAAGCAACAGTATGAAAAGTTGAAACGCCGGTATGAACTGCCGGAAATTGTATCTAAAGCAGAGCAGGAACGTGATGAAAGACTTGCGGATATACTTGCGCACGGTGGTAACTTGAACGATTTGGGGTGA
- a CDS encoding N-acetylmuramoyl-L-alanine amidase family protein produces MAKVYLDPGHGGYDSGAVGCGKKESDCALDVAKRVCALLPSKYFDCKMSRTSNHTPNDSNPSADLSRRANEANAWGADVFVSIHLNAGGGHGVETYRSVAGGKSTTLATDIQQAVQSTTGMPAHGEPVKTKIGDGGRDRICVIRETNMPACLVECGFIDNPADMDGWNADKYAAGIYNGICKYFGINSAAPVQHPPVHTAPLKYAPDSSPLVSDTTTDVSISVGKSYTFKVYCESGCPPVHAFNGDIVDVSAEQDGTNRLGYLIKLTGKKRGSAGIGTSNRRIFDVKVV; encoded by the coding sequence ATGGCAAAAGTATATTTAGACCCCGGACACGGCGGCTATGACAGCGGCGCCGTTGGCTGCGGAAAGAAAGAATCTGACTGTGCATTGGACGTTGCAAAGCGCGTGTGTGCTCTACTACCGAGCAAATATTTCGACTGCAAAATGAGCCGGACAAGCAACCACACACCAAATGACAGTAATCCCAGTGCTGACCTTTCCCGCCGCGCGAACGAGGCAAACGCATGGGGCGCGGACGTGTTTGTTAGTATCCACCTGAACGCAGGCGGCGGGCATGGAGTTGAAACCTACAGAAGCGTTGCGGGTGGCAAATCAACCACGCTGGCTACTGACATTCAGCAGGCAGTGCAGTCCACAACCGGTATGCCCGCACACGGCGAGCCGGTCAAGACCAAAATTGGTGACGGAGGGCGTGACCGGATTTGTGTAATCCGCGAAACAAATATGCCCGCGTGCCTTGTGGAATGCGGATTTATTGACAATCCGGCCGACATGGATGGCTGGAACGCGGATAAGTATGCCGCAGGAATTTACAACGGCATCTGTAAATATTTTGGAATCAATTCTGCTGCACCTGTACAGCATCCGCCAGTACATACCGCGCCGCTGAAATATGCACCTGATTCTTCCCCACTGGTTTCAGACACGACGACAGACGTTTCAATTTCAGTCGGAAAGTCATACACGTTCAAAGTTTATTGTGAATCTGGCTGCCCGCCGGTTCATGCATTTAACGGCGATATTGTGGACGTTTCAGCGGAGCAGGACGGCACGAACCGGCTTGGCTATCTGATTAAACTGACCGGAAAAAAACGCGGTTCTGCCGGAATTGGTACAAGCAACCGCCGGATATTTGATGTAAAGGTCGTGTAA